The window TTGTACCATCGGGCAATATAACTTGGTACTGACCGCCTTTTGGTGTTTTAATGGTGTTATAAGAAATTGTTTTATTCTTAAAATTCTCATTGTCGAGAATTGTATAAATCAATTGTCCGTTATTCGTTTTTGTAATTTTAAGTCCGTTTCTATTACTGATATTTGCTGCAGTTTTTTCATCCAAAATAATTCTAGATCCATCAGCAAGCGTTAATGTTGCCTTGTTCGTTCCAGGTAAAATATCGAGATTTTGAACTTGAACTGGTTTTACATCATCAAAAAATTTTCCAGATTTTGAAACGAAAAATGCAGTTCCTGCAATAAAAAGAAAAACCGCTGCTGCAGCTGCATATTTATAAATTGATAATATTTTAGGTTTTTTTGATGAATTAATTTTAGCTTTTATCGCAATAAAATTTAACGCTTCTGAAGATATTATTTCAGTTAAATTTAATTCATTTTCATTTTGACCTAGATGTTTATAATATTCCTCAACAAAAAGAATTTCTTCCGCTGTTGCTTTTCCTGAAACATAGCGTTGGATAATTTTTTGTAGTTCTTTTCTACTATCAAAAGAATTCATTTTCTGTGGCTTTTATATACATGTACCAGAAAATTAAAAATATCCCAAAAAAATTATTTTTTTTTTCTGGAAATATAAATATTGAATAAACTATTAAGATGGGAAGGAAAAAATTAAGACAAAAATTATAAAAAGATGAGTTAATCTTAATCTTAGCGCATGAGTTGCGGTAGTTAATTGATTCTGAACTGTTTTTTGAGAAATATTTAGCTGCAAAGAAATTTTCGACGTAGATAAACCTTCAAAATAATGCAGTAAAAATATCTTTTGTCTCTTTTTGGGTAGTGCTTTTATAAATAATTCAATTAAATCCTTTGATTCTCTTTCCAAAAGGGCACCATCTGATCGTAATGGAGAAATTAAATTATTCTCAAAAGTTTGGGTAAAAATATTATTTTTAGGACTTCTGGCAATCTGTTTTAAAACTTGAAAACGAACCGCAGTATGTAAATAGGCTAGTGGTTTTTCTAAATCTAAAAACGCTTTTCTGTTCCATAAATCAGTAAAAACGTTCTGAATTATATCCTGACACTTTTCTTTTTCTGGCAAGCGTTTGTATGCAGCATTGTAAAGCTCAACCCAATAAAGTTTATAAATTTTGCTAAAAGCAGTTTCATCCCCTTGCTTTAGTAAGTCAAAAAGTAATTTTTCTTCTGTTAAATTTTCTACGAAATTCAAAAATTGTGTTGAATAGGAAACCAAACATACTTATTTTTACGAACTTTTTGATATCCCTTCAGATGAAAATTGTAATTCATAAAGCTTTTTATAATAGCCATTTAACTTTAATAATTGCTGATGAGTTCCCTTCTCCTTGATCTCTCCTTTATCCAAAACAATAATCTGATCTGCTTTTTGAATCGTTGATAACCGATGCGCAATTACAATCGAAGTACGACCATCCATCAAGTTATCAATGGCTTTTTGAATCAAGATTTCCGTCTCTGTATCAACCGAAGATGTAGCTTCATCTAAAACTAAAATAGCCGGATTATGAACCAGCGCCCTGATAAAAGAAATCAATTGCGCTTGTCCGGCGGAAAGCGTTGCGCCCCTTTCCATCACATTGTATTGATAACCACCTGGTAATCGTTCTATAAATTCATGAGCACCTACTTTTTTAGCAGCATCTACTACTTCTTCAATGGTAATTTTTGGGTTGTTAAGCGTAATGTTATTAAAGATGGTATCAGAAAATAAAAAAACATCCTGTAAAACCGTAGCAATATTGCTTCGCAGATAATCAAGATCAAAATCTTTAATTAAGATTCCATCAACAGTTATTTCTCCTTTACTAATTTCGTAGAAACGGTTTAAAATATTTATTGTTGATGATTTTCCTGCCCCGGTTGCACCAACCAAAGCAACTGTCTCACCAGCTTTTACCTCAAAGGATAAATCTTTCAGCACATATTGTTCTTCATTATAAGCAAACCAAACATCTTTAAAAATAATGTTTCCTTCTAATTTTATTGGTTTTTGGGTACCAAAATCAGGTGTGCGTTCATCGGTATCTAAAACCTTAAATACACGTTCAGCGCCCACCATTCCCATTTGCAGGGTATTAAATTTATCAGCCAGTTGGCGAATTGGTGTAAAAACCATACCTAAATACATAATAAATTGGGTAATGGTACCTGGCGTTACATCCATTGGTTTTGATAAAATACTTTTGGCTCCATACCAGATTAGTAAGCCTAAAGACATGGCTGAAATTAATTCAACTACCGGAAAAAATATCGAATAATACCAGTTTGAACGAATGTTTGCATCGCGATAGCGCTTATTAATATTATAAAATTTATTGTATTCTTGTTTTTCACGAGCAAAATATTGAACTATGGAAATACCAGTAATATGTTCTTGTAAAAAAGTATTTAAATTAGATACTTCATTTCTAATTTCCTGAAAAGAAACTTTAATTGCCTTTTGAAATTTCCTGGTGGCATAAATCAAAAATGGAATTGGTAAAAGTATTACCAAACTTAGCTGCCAATCGGTGTAAAGCATTACTCCAACAATAACAACAACTTGCAAGGTGTCGCCAATCATCGAAATTAAACCTTCAGAAAATATGTCTGCAATGGTTTCTAAATCGGAAACTGTTCTGGTAATTAATTGTCCGATGGGCGTTTTATCAAAATATTTGAGGCGAAGTTTTGTAATGTGGTTAAATACGTTGATTCTCAAATCCCTAATTACAGACTGACCTAAAGTATTGGTAAGCAACGTGTGGTTATATTGGATTAAAGTTTGAAGAATTAACGTGAAAATCATGAGCATAGTCATATTAACTAAACCCGTGTATTGGCCAGTAAGGATGTAATGATCTAATGTATACTTTATGATAAACGGCCTAACTGGAGAGATTGCGGCTAATAATATTGTTAAAATCACCGACCACACAAAAACCGAACGATAGGGTTTTACATATTGAAAAATACGTCTTAATAAGCCTGTGTTATATACGTCGCCTGTTATTGCCATTTTATAGATTATGGGTTATGGGTTATGGGTTATGGGTTATGGGTTATGGGTTATGGGTTATGGGTTATGGGTTATGGGTTTAGAATTTGTTATGTCTAAAGGTTTAATTGATTTGTTTTCTTTCGAATTTTGTCTCGAAACTTATAATACGTAATGCTTGACTAATTTTGTATCCAGCCATGTAACTTATAACCTTCAACCCGTAACTTATTTTATATAATTATACTCAACTTTAACTAAATATAAACCGCAAGCAGGAACCGATTGACCGGCTTTACTGCGATTTTTACTCTCAATTATTGCTTTAAATTCTTCTAAATTTAATTCGCCTTTCCCAATTTGAATCAGTGTACCCATTATCGCCCTCACCATGTTGCGTAAGAATCGATCAGCTTTGATCGTGAAAACTAAACCGTTGTCTTCCTCTTCAAAAACAGCTTTTACTATTTTACAGTTATTGGTAAAAGTCTGCGTATTTGATTTACTGAAACAAGAAAAATCGGTATAATTCAATAATTCAGCGGCTGCAATATTCATTAATGTAATATCTAGTCTATCCTTTAACAACCAAGATCGATTGTACTTAAAAGGATTTTTAACAAAATGAATATGATATTTATAAGCCCTAGATGTTGCATCAAAACGAGCATGTGCATCATTATGAACGGGAATTATCTGCTTTGCAGCAATTTGATAAGGCAATAAAGCGTTTATACTGGCAATACTACTAATTACATTAGTTTCCGCTAAGTTTTCGATATCGAAGTGTGCAAAAAAATCTGCTGCATGTACGCCAGCATCCGTTCTACCACATCCTAAAGTTTCGATAGGCTGCCTAAAAACAACAGACATTGCCTTATCTAACAGTTCTTGAACAGCAATTGCATTAGGTTGAGTTTGCCAGCCATGATATAAGCTGCCATCATATGCCAGTTGAATGAAATATCTATTTTTACTCAAAGTGATGCAAAAATACTTTTTTCCTTTTAATTAGATGAACTAGAAAACTGGATTAAATATATTTTCTCTGTAAAATATAATTCTATGGCTGGTTAGCGAGTCAAAATATATTATTAAAAATAAATTTTTAGCTAAGTTTGTTTCCAAATATTAAATAAACATGATACAAAGAGTACAATCTATCTGGCTTTTTCTAGCGGCTTTAACTTTAGTTTTAATGATATTTCTACCCATTGCCAGTAAAAATATAACTGGAACGGAGTCAGAAATTTACACTAAAGGCTTGGTTCAATCATTAAAAGGCTCAGTAGGCGCTGGTCTGCAGTTACAATCATTTTTGCCTTTATTAATTACCAATATTGCTGTTGCGTTTATATGTTTCATAAACATTTTTTTTTTTAGAAAAAGAAGTTTTCAAAAACGCATTGCAATTATTTCCATTATATTAATTGGCGCCTTTGCTTTCTGGTGCAGTATTTATGCTAAAAAATTACCTGGAGGCGTGGAAGGTGCTCATTTTGAGGTTGGCGCATACTTGCCCGCATTATCTATTCTATTTGTAGTGCTTGCTATTTTCGGAATAAATAAAGATGAACGATTAATTCGTTCTGCAGAAAGGTTACGTTAATCAGTTTCTCTGCTTTTGGCATTCTACAAAAATTGCAGTAAAAAAGCAGGGTTGCCCTAACTGACGAGGAACAGCAATCGCTTTACTTAATTTCAAAAAAAACAAAGTAGTTAGGCAAACTATAAAGCTTGTTTAAGCACTTAGCTACCTGCTTTCATCACATTAACTTTTATTAATATACTACAACGCTTATTTTCAAATAATTACGACAAAAAACTATTTATCTGACTTTCAATAAAATACCAGATAAAAACCTTACCTTTGCGGCTTAAATAAATAAAAGACGAATGACAAACCCATTTAAATTATTGGGGATAAGTGATGACGTCGTTAATGCCGTAAAGGATCTTGGATTTGAAACTCCAACACCTATTCAGGAACAAAGTATTCCTGTACTGTTAGAAGGCACTAATGATTTTGTTGGTTTGGCCCAAACAGGAACAGGAAAAACAGCAGCTTTTGGCTTGCCGCTGTTAGAACTAATTGATTTTACAAGCAATAAACCACAGGCATTAATTTTATGCCCTACTCGTGAGCTTTGCCTTCAAATCACTAACGACCTTAAAAACTTTTCTAAAAACACTGCTAATGCCCACGTAGTTGCCGTTTACGGTGGTGCGAACATTATGCAACAACTACGTGAAATACGCCAAGGCGTACAAATCGTAGTGGCCACGCCCGGCCGTATGCTAGATATTATTGGTCGTAAAGCCATCGATTTCTCAGCAGTTAAATTTGTGGTGCTTGATGAAGCTGACGAAATGTTAAACATGGGTTTCCAGGATGACATTAACGACATTTTATCAACCACACCAGACGACAAAAAAACTTGGTTATTCTCGGCAACAATGCCAGCAGAAGTTCGTCGTATAGCTAAAAACTATATGGATAACCCTGTAGAATTAACTATGGGTACAAAAAATGCAGGTAGTGCAAATGTAGAACACGAATATTATATCGTTCGTGCTCGTGATAAATATGCTGCCTTAAAACGTATTGTAGATTTTAATCCAGAAATTTTTGCTGTAGTATTTTGTAAAACCAAATTGGATACACAAGATGTTGCTGAGCATTTAATTAAAGATGGATACAATGCTGATGCTTTACACGGCGATTTATCGCAACAACAACGTGATAAAGTAATGCTTCGTTTCCGTGAACGTAACATGCAATTGTTAATTGCTACTGATGTTGCCGCTCGTGGTATCGATGTAAAAGATGTTACACACGTAATCAATTATGCATTACCTGATGAGATTGAAAGTTATACCCACCGTTCTGGCCGTACTGGTCGTGCTGGTAAAACAGGTATTTCAATTTGTATCATCAACTCTAAAGAAGTTGGAAAAATCCGTCAGTTGGAACGCATTATTGGCAAACAATTTACCAAAGCTGAGTTACCTACAGGATTTGACGTTTGTGAAAAACAATTATTCTCTTTAGTACATAAAGTACATAACGTAGAAGTTAACGTAGAACAAATAGATCAATACATTCCTCGCATAATGGATGAATTTAAGGATTTATCTAAAGAAGATGTGATTAAACGTTTTGCGTCATTAGAATTCAACCGTTTCTTAGATTACTATTCTAAAGCACCAGATTTAAATGCAGCTGTAGCTGATGATCGTAACGAACGCGATCGTGTTCGTGGTAACAATAGAGGTAGCGAAGGTTATACTCGTTTGTTCATCAACTTAGGTTCTGTAGATGAATTTACACGTGGTGATATGTTATCTTTTATCTGTAACAATGGTAAAATAGCAGGCAAAAGCGTTGGTAAAATTGATTTAAAAGGTGTTTTCTCTTTCTTTGAAGTAGAAGATGACGTTGCTGAGAAAGTATTCGAAGGCTTTAAATCAGTTGAATATAAAGGTAGAAGTGTTCGTATCGAAAAGAGCGGTGATGCCCCTCGCGAAGGCGGTGGCGAAAGACGCGGTGGTGGTGAAAGACGTAGTGGCGGCGGAGGATTCGGCGGAGAAAGAAGAAGTTCTGGTGGTGGAGATAGACGCAGTAGTGGTGGTTTTGGTGGCGACAGAAGAAGTTCTGGCGGTGGCGAAAGACGTGAAGGCGGAAGTAGCACTGGCGGATTCAGAGACTTTTCTGGCCGTAAACGTGAAGATCGTGCAGGAAGTGGAACTAGCGGTGCTAGCGATCGTCCGAGACGTGATAGCGGAAGCAGAGA is drawn from Pedobacter mucosus and contains these coding sequences:
- a CDS encoding DUF4293 domain-containing protein, yielding MIQRVQSIWLFLAALTLVLMIFLPIASKNITGTESEIYTKGLVQSLKGSVGAGLQLQSFLPLLITNIAVAFICFINIFFFRKRSFQKRIAIISIILIGAFAFWCSIYAKKLPGGVEGAHFEVGAYLPALSILFVVLAIFGINKDERLIRSAERLR
- the truA gene encoding tRNA pseudouridine(38-40) synthase TruA: MSKNRYFIQLAYDGSLYHGWQTQPNAIAVQELLDKAMSVVFRQPIETLGCGRTDAGVHAADFFAHFDIENLAETNVISSIASINALLPYQIAAKQIIPVHNDAHARFDATSRAYKYHIHFVKNPFKYNRSWLLKDRLDITLMNIAAAELLNYTDFSCFSKSNTQTFTNNCKIVKAVFEEEDNGLVFTIKADRFLRNMVRAIMGTLIQIGKGELNLEEFKAIIESKNRSKAGQSVPACGLYLVKVEYNYIK
- a CDS encoding ABC transporter ATP-binding protein codes for the protein MAITGDVYNTGLLRRIFQYVKPYRSVFVWSVILTILLAAISPVRPFIIKYTLDHYILTGQYTGLVNMTMLMIFTLILQTLIQYNHTLLTNTLGQSVIRDLRINVFNHITKLRLKYFDKTPIGQLITRTVSDLETIADIFSEGLISMIGDTLQVVVIVGVMLYTDWQLSLVILLPIPFLIYATRKFQKAIKVSFQEIRNEVSNLNTFLQEHITGISIVQYFAREKQEYNKFYNINKRYRDANIRSNWYYSIFFPVVELISAMSLGLLIWYGAKSILSKPMDVTPGTITQFIMYLGMVFTPIRQLADKFNTLQMGMVGAERVFKVLDTDERTPDFGTQKPIKLEGNIIFKDVWFAYNEEQYVLKDLSFEVKAGETVALVGATGAGKSSTINILNRFYEISKGEITVDGILIKDFDLDYLRSNIATVLQDVFLFSDTIFNNITLNNPKITIEEVVDAAKKVGAHEFIERLPGGYQYNVMERGATLSAGQAQLISFIRALVHNPAILVLDEATSSVDTETEILIQKAIDNLMDGRTSIVIAHRLSTIQKADQIIVLDKGEIKEKGTHQQLLKLNGYYKKLYELQFSSEGISKSS
- a CDS encoding RNA polymerase sigma factor → MNFVENLTEEKLLFDLLKQGDETAFSKIYKLYWVELYNAAYKRLPEKEKCQDIIQNVFTDLWNRKAFLDLEKPLAYLHTAVRFQVLKQIARSPKNNIFTQTFENNLISPLRSDGALLERESKDLIELFIKALPKKRQKIFLLHYFEGLSTSKISLQLNISQKTVQNQLTTATHALRLRLTHLFIIFVLIFSFPS
- a CDS encoding DEAD/DEAH box helicase translates to MTNPFKLLGISDDVVNAVKDLGFETPTPIQEQSIPVLLEGTNDFVGLAQTGTGKTAAFGLPLLELIDFTSNKPQALILCPTRELCLQITNDLKNFSKNTANAHVVAVYGGANIMQQLREIRQGVQIVVATPGRMLDIIGRKAIDFSAVKFVVLDEADEMLNMGFQDDINDILSTTPDDKKTWLFSATMPAEVRRIAKNYMDNPVELTMGTKNAGSANVEHEYYIVRARDKYAALKRIVDFNPEIFAVVFCKTKLDTQDVAEHLIKDGYNADALHGDLSQQQRDKVMLRFRERNMQLLIATDVAARGIDVKDVTHVINYALPDEIESYTHRSGRTGRAGKTGISICIINSKEVGKIRQLERIIGKQFTKAELPTGFDVCEKQLFSLVHKVHNVEVNVEQIDQYIPRIMDEFKDLSKEDVIKRFASLEFNRFLDYYSKAPDLNAAVADDRNERDRVRGNNRGSEGYTRLFINLGSVDEFTRGDMLSFICNNGKIAGKSVGKIDLKGVFSFFEVEDDVAEKVFEGFKSVEYKGRSVRIEKSGDAPREGGGERRGGGERRSGGGGFGGERRSSGGGDRRSSGGFGGDRRSSGGGERREGGSSTGGFRDFSGRKREDRAGSGTSGASDRPRRDSGSREGGERKKKW